A genomic region of Rhipicephalus sanguineus isolate Rsan-2018 chromosome 3, BIME_Rsan_1.4, whole genome shotgun sequence contains the following coding sequences:
- the LOC125757654 gene encoding uncharacterized protein LOC125757654 — MPGVMISTSTVDRLLDAHSYSVKLVTQRPADRNRDDVKHSRKLYAQWLQSDGPRVCRFYLDETNYNIWCSRNFGRAAKGQPAVHTTTTTKGANLNIMARMSANGVIHWTAVDRAHWAVFNDLLSDVSARVESEEPNTDAVFIFDGAPAHVRAEQAALANSMHSIKRLPAYSPFFNPTEEVFSKFKSHVKAYLSERPDLVLATPQGMTKKEHRRSLLLDAARHSMQQIQRVDCAAFDRHNFSFVPAALREDDL; from the coding sequence ATGCCTGGAGTGATGATCAGCACAAGCACAGTTGATCGCTTGCTGGATGCCCACAGCTACTCGGTGAAGCTGGTGACGCAGAGGCCCGCAGACCGCAACCGTGACGACGTCAAGCACAGCCGTAAGCTGTACGCCCAGTGGCTGCAGTCCGATGGACCACGTGTGTGCCGGTTCTACTTGGACGAGACAAACTACAATATCTGGTGCTCCAGGAATTTTGGCAGGGCAGCTAAAGGGCAACCAGCTGTCCACACGACCACGACAACAAAAGGAGCCAATTTGAACATCATGGCACGTATGTCAGCGAATGGCGTTATTCACTGGACTGCAGTGGACAGAGCTCATTGGGCTGTTTTCAACGATTTACTCAGCGATGTTTCGGCCCGTGTGGAAAGTGAGGAGCCAAACACAGACGCTGTGTTCATTTTTGATGGCGCACCTGCTCATGTTCGGGCAGAACAGGCAGCTTTGGCTAACTCAATGCACTCTATCAAGCGCCTGCCAGCGTACAGTCCCTTCTTCAACCCAACAGAAGAAGTGTTCTCGAAATTCAAGTCGCACGTGAAGGCCTACCTAAGCGAACGTCCTGATTTAGTGCTGGCGACACCGCAAGGTATGACGAAAAAGGAGCACAGGCGTTCTTTGCTGCTGGACGCAGCTCGACACTCCATGCAGCAGATACAGCGCGTGGACTGCGCGGCCTTTGACCGGCACAACTTttcttttgtgcctgcagcattgCGTGAAGATGACTTGTGA